One Mesorhizobium loti genomic window carries:
- a CDS encoding ATPase involved in DNA replication initiation, protein MTAQRTDPPRQLPLDLGHGTGYSRDELVVSGTNNQAAALVDRWPDWPSPVVVLAGPAGSGKTHLAAIWRARANAVAVDAGRIGDSIASLGARPALIDDVDAGAVDEQGLFHLINAVRGAGSTLLLTARRFPSAWGVSLPDLASRLKAAATVEIHEPDDLLLAGVITKLFADRQVEVEPHVVQYLVRRIERSLGTAMRVVERLDRTALERKMPITRALAAETVNAMDEGQGAFEI, encoded by the coding sequence GTGACCGCCCAGCGAACCGATCCGCCGCGCCAGCTGCCGCTCGATCTCGGCCACGGTACCGGCTATTCCCGCGACGAGCTCGTCGTCTCCGGCACCAACAATCAGGCGGCGGCCCTGGTCGACCGCTGGCCGGACTGGCCTTCACCGGTGGTGGTGCTGGCAGGCCCCGCCGGCTCCGGCAAGACGCATCTGGCCGCCATCTGGCGTGCGCGTGCCAACGCGGTTGCCGTCGACGCCGGGCGCATCGGCGACAGCATTGCCAGTCTCGGCGCGCGGCCGGCGCTCATCGACGATGTCGATGCGGGCGCGGTCGACGAACAAGGCCTGTTCCATCTGATCAATGCGGTGCGTGGCGCCGGCTCGACGCTGCTGTTGACCGCGCGGCGTTTTCCCTCGGCCTGGGGTGTTTCGCTGCCTGATCTGGCCTCGCGGCTGAAGGCGGCGGCGACCGTCGAAATCCACGAACCCGACGACCTCCTGCTGGCCGGTGTCATCACCAAACTGTTCGCCGACCGCCAGGTCGAGGTCGAACCGCATGTCGTGCAGTATCTGGTGCGGCGCATCGAACGCTCGCTCGGCACAGCCATGCGCGTGGTGGAGCGGCTGGACCGCACCGCACTCGAGCGCAAGATGCCGATCACCCGGGCGCTTGCCGCCGAAACGGTCAACGCCATGGACGAGGGGCAGGGCGCGTTCGAGATTTAG
- a CDS encoding CDP-alcohol phosphatidyltransferase has product MTIPNLITILRLVLVPAVVLAMLQARWDWAFAGFVIAGVSDGVDGFIARRFNQQSRLGAYLDPMADKLLLVSVFVVMGFIGQLPLWLVVTMVSRDALIICAVLLSTVMAHPVEIKPFLVSKANTAIQIVLAAVVLGELAFAVHLDPLRPSLILLSGVLTVASAAAYLVAWLRHMSGYGEGSNPDI; this is encoded by the coding sequence TTGACCATCCCCAACCTGATCACCATCCTGCGCCTTGTCCTGGTGCCTGCCGTGGTGCTGGCCATGCTGCAGGCACGCTGGGACTGGGCCTTTGCCGGCTTCGTCATTGCCGGCGTCTCGGATGGCGTCGACGGTTTCATCGCCCGCCGTTTCAACCAGCAGTCCAGGCTCGGCGCCTATCTCGATCCGATGGCCGACAAGCTGCTTTTGGTTTCGGTGTTCGTCGTCATGGGCTTCATTGGGCAGTTGCCGTTGTGGCTGGTCGTCACCATGGTGTCGCGTGATGCACTGATCATCTGCGCGGTTCTGTTGTCCACGGTGATGGCCCATCCGGTCGAGATAAAGCCGTTTCTGGTGTCGAAGGCTAACACGGCCATCCAGATCGTGCTGGCGGCGGTCGTGCTGGGGGAACTGGCCTTTGCCGTGCACCTCGACCCTTTGCGGCCAAGCCTCATATTGCTGTCCGGGGTCTTGACCGTGGCTTCGGCCGCAGCCTATCTCGTGGCTTGGCTGAGGCATATGAGCGGCTATGGCGAAGGCTCCAATCCGGACATCTGA
- a CDS encoding diguanylate cyclase, with translation MKLDLSPTSWGRVIAVTAASTAFFIAVAFFVDSFNFPYLSPEAVWRAQMTDLMLPLVLGGSFLFFLMWKIRQLAIAQRDLSVIAATDSLTAVLNRGAFSMLVEAYLEQTRKQEDTRSGALLIIDADHFKSINDRLGHDCGDQALKLIAQAIKGQLRGSDIVGRIGGEEFGVFLPGVDPSQSWLVAESIRRRIREMDFSPGGRACPLSVSIGGTSFSGPTTYEAIFSAADRRLYAAKSNGRDQVSFDPTEAASQVPQPSVATVH, from the coding sequence ATGAAGCTCGATCTGTCGCCGACGAGCTGGGGCAGGGTGATCGCTGTCACCGCTGCCAGTACGGCATTCTTCATCGCCGTGGCGTTTTTCGTCGACTCGTTCAATTTCCCCTATCTCTCGCCCGAGGCTGTCTGGCGCGCGCAAATGACAGATCTGATGCTGCCCCTGGTGCTGGGCGGGTCGTTTCTGTTTTTCCTGATGTGGAAGATCCGCCAGCTGGCCATAGCCCAGCGTGACCTCAGCGTCATCGCGGCGACCGACAGCCTGACGGCGGTGCTGAACCGCGGTGCCTTCTCGATGCTGGTCGAGGCCTATCTCGAGCAGACCCGCAAGCAGGAGGATACCCGCTCTGGCGCTCTGCTGATCATCGACGCCGACCATTTCAAGTCGATCAACGACCGCCTCGGCCATGACTGCGGCGACCAGGCGCTCAAGCTGATCGCGCAGGCGATCAAGGGACAGCTGCGCGGCAGCGATATCGTCGGCCGCATCGGCGGCGAGGAGTTTGGCGTGTTTCTTCCCGGTGTCGACCCCTCGCAATCCTGGCTGGTTGCCGAAAGCATCCGCCGGCGAATTCGCGAAATGGACTTTTCGCCCGGCGGCCGCGCCTGTCCGCTTTCCGTCTCGATCGGCGGCACCAGCTTCAGCGGGCCGACGACTTACGAGGCGATATTCTCCGCCGCCGACAGACGGCTCTATGCCGCCAAGTCGAATGGACGCGATCAGGTCAGCTTCGACCCGACGGAAGCCGCCTCGCAGGTGCCCCAGCCCAGCGTCGCCACGGTGCATTGA
- a CDS encoding Citrate transporter: MTLMGAAALLILVLTYAGVAIGRIPGLRLDRAGIALLGGAAMIAIGAISMEDAYRAINFDTITLLLGMMIVVAHLKVSGAFRGLGAIAIEHAHAPFMLLVMVTLLTGVLSAFLVNDAICLVMAPIVVHVTRVINRNPIPYLIATATASNCGSVATITGNPQNMVIGTLSGISYPAFSAALAPVALFGLVAVIVIVRIVYRAEFTRTAELTPHVSRGRMHRGQVLKAVIVCIGLAIAFFAGVPVAKAALIGGAILLLTRAIKPDRIYREIDGPLLFMFAGLFVVVAGAERTLLTPDLIASAKNLGLDDVWRLSGFTAVLSNIMSNVPAVLALRPFIPGLENPERAWLVVAMSSTLAGNFTLLGSVANLIVAEQSKTAGTPLSFGAFFKVGLPLTLITLVVGTAWLALGF; this comes from the coding sequence ATGACATTGATGGGCGCGGCGGCGCTGCTGATCCTGGTCCTGACCTATGCCGGCGTCGCTATCGGCCGCATCCCTGGCCTGCGTCTCGACCGGGCGGGGATTGCGCTGCTTGGCGGCGCGGCGATGATCGCCATTGGCGCGATCAGCATGGAGGATGCCTACCGCGCCATCAATTTCGACACCATCACGCTTCTGCTCGGCATGATGATCGTGGTGGCGCATCTGAAGGTCTCCGGTGCCTTTCGTGGCCTTGGCGCCATCGCCATCGAACATGCGCATGCGCCGTTCATGCTGCTGGTAATGGTGACGCTGCTGACCGGCGTGCTATCGGCCTTCCTGGTCAATGATGCCATCTGCCTGGTCATGGCGCCGATCGTCGTGCATGTCACCCGCGTCATCAACCGCAATCCGATCCCCTATCTGATCGCCACCGCCACCGCGTCGAACTGCGGTAGCGTCGCCACTATCACCGGCAATCCGCAGAACATGGTCATCGGCACGCTGTCGGGCATCTCCTATCCCGCCTTTTCGGCGGCACTCGCGCCGGTCGCCCTGTTCGGCCTCGTCGCGGTCATCGTCATCGTGCGCATCGTCTATCGCGCCGAATTCACCCGCACCGCCGAATTGACGCCGCATGTCTCGCGCGGCCGCATGCATCGCGGCCAGGTGCTGAAGGCCGTGATCGTCTGCATCGGACTGGCCATCGCCTTCTTCGCCGGCGTCCCCGTTGCCAAGGCCGCGTTGATCGGCGGCGCCATTCTTCTGCTCACCCGCGCCATCAAGCCGGATCGCATCTACCGTGAGATCGATGGGCCGCTGCTGTTCATGTTCGCCGGTCTGTTCGTGGTGGTTGCCGGCGCTGAAAGGACGCTGCTGACGCCTGATCTCATCGCTTCGGCCAAGAATCTCGGCCTGGACGACGTCTGGCGCCTGTCGGGTTTCACCGCAGTGCTTTCCAACATCATGAGCAATGTGCCGGCCGTGCTGGCGCTGAGACCGTTCATACCCGGTCTGGAAAACCCCGAACGGGCCTGGCTGGTGGTGGCGATGAGTTCCACGCTCGCCGGCAATTTCACGCTGCTCGGCTCGGTCGCCAACCTGATCGTCGCCGAGCAGTCCAAGACTGCCGGCACGCCCTTGTCCTTCGGTGCCTTCTTCAAGGTCGGCCTGCCGCTGACGCTGATCACGCTCGTGGTCGGCACGGCGTGGCTGGCGCTTGGGTTCTAG
- a CDS encoding oxidoreductase: protein MSARIFSPAKTAMQSGKAKTGHWVLEFDPEMRKKIDPLMGYTTSGDMRSQIRLTFDTREEAVAYAEKEGLAFRVEEPKETKRRQISYAENFRYDRRTPWTH, encoded by the coding sequence ATGTCCGCGCGCATTTTCAGCCCAGCCAAAACCGCGATGCAGTCCGGCAAGGCCAAGACCGGCCACTGGGTGTTGGAATTCGACCCCGAGATGCGCAAGAAGATCGATCCCTTGATGGGCTATACGACGTCGGGAGACATGAGAAGCCAGATCAGACTCACCTTCGACACACGCGAAGAGGCCGTGGCCTACGCCGAAAAGGAAGGCCTTGCCTTTCGCGTCGAGGAGCCGAAAGAGACCAAGCGCCGCCAGATTTCCTATGCGGAGAATTTCCGCTATGACCGCAGGACGCCCTGGACGCATTGA
- a CDS encoding TPR repeat-containing protein has product MVNTNQGESGDLIRRAVAAFNSGNHDQAVDLCELGLKQRPGDSALCHLMAAVLFARADLPEARARIEASLAARPDNVPALILACRIARAQGRLEAALQHLDRAARQSSQAEILLERARTLDQAGDASAAGVCWTLVLQREPKSKEAMARLGHFAWERGESLEAEAFLERAVAGGGHPAAWFDLGLVRQDMRKFGSAAEAYRRVLEMSPDAPEAAVNLGVVLQETGDLDGAMAAYSMAYRLRPSTFGVIAMALTSASSGRLWLDEEALRRSLASGAPPPGAKPLAVDAGR; this is encoded by the coding sequence ATGGTGAACACCAATCAAGGTGAAAGCGGAGATCTGATTCGCCGGGCTGTGGCCGCTTTCAATTCCGGCAATCATGACCAGGCAGTGGATCTGTGCGAGTTGGGCCTAAAGCAGCGTCCGGGCGATTCGGCGCTTTGCCATCTGATGGCCGCGGTCCTCTTCGCGAGGGCCGACTTGCCGGAGGCTCGTGCGCGCATCGAAGCGAGCCTTGCCGCTCGTCCGGACAATGTACCAGCCTTGATTCTCGCGTGCCGGATTGCCCGGGCCCAAGGCAGGCTCGAAGCGGCGTTGCAGCATCTGGACCGCGCGGCAAGGCAATCATCGCAGGCGGAGATCCTGCTCGAGCGGGCACGTACCCTCGATCAGGCAGGTGATGCCTCGGCGGCTGGTGTGTGCTGGACACTTGTCTTGCAAAGGGAGCCGAAATCCAAGGAGGCAATGGCACGCCTGGGGCATTTTGCGTGGGAACGCGGAGAGTCTCTGGAGGCGGAAGCCTTCCTCGAACGCGCCGTCGCTGGCGGTGGGCATCCGGCTGCCTGGTTCGACCTCGGACTGGTGCGTCAGGACATGCGCAAATTCGGTAGCGCCGCCGAAGCCTACCGACGCGTGCTTGAGATGAGCCCGGACGCACCGGAGGCTGCCGTCAATCTGGGCGTCGTCTTGCAAGAAACCGGCGACCTCGACGGGGCTATGGCGGCGTATTCGATGGCCTATCGTCTGCGCCCATCCACGTTCGGCGTGATCGCCATGGCACTCACATCGGCGTCGAGCGGCAGGCTGTGGCTCGATGAAGAGGCGCTGCGTCGATCACTCGCCAGTGGTGCGCCCCCGCCTGGCGCGAAACCGCTTGCGGTAGACGCCGGGCGTTGA
- a CDS encoding phosphoribosylglycinamide formyltransferase has protein sequence MSRKRTVVLISGRGSNMTALIAAASDPAFPAEIVGVISDKADAAGLGIAKARGIATQVIARADHGSKQAHDAAIDAALTAFNAEIVALAGYMRILSSGFVQKWQGRMINIHPALLPAFKGLDTHARALAAGLRIHGCTVHFVTSEMDDGPIIAQAAVPVMVGDNADTLAARVLKAEHRLYPLALGLVAEGKARMEAGRTVLAHFADDADNGTSVVMAPDPLREEADLEHLARITP, from the coding sequence ATGAGCAGGAAGCGCACGGTCGTCCTCATCTCGGGGCGCGGCTCCAACATGACCGCGCTGATCGCCGCCGCCAGCGACCCGGCCTTTCCGGCCGAGATCGTCGGCGTCATTTCCGACAAGGCGGACGCCGCAGGCCTGGGCATCGCCAAGGCGCGCGGCATCGCCACGCAGGTCATTGCCCGCGCCGACCATGGTAGCAAGCAGGCGCATGACGCGGCGATCGACGCGGCGCTCACCGCCTTCAATGCCGAGATCGTGGCGCTGGCTGGCTACATGCGCATCCTCTCTTCCGGCTTCGTCCAGAAATGGCAGGGCCGGATGATCAACATCCACCCTGCCCTGCTGCCGGCATTCAAGGGCCTCGACACCCATGCGCGAGCGCTGGCCGCCGGCCTGCGCATCCATGGCTGCACCGTGCATTTCGTCACGTCGGAGATGGACGACGGGCCGATCATCGCCCAGGCCGCCGTGCCGGTGATGGTCGGCGACAATGCCGATACGCTGGCTGCCCGTGTGCTGAAGGCCGAGCACCGGCTCTATCCGCTGGCGCTCGGGCTGGTCGCCGAAGGCAAGGCACGCATGGAGGCCGGGCGCACGGTACTTGCCCACTTCGCCGACGATGCCGACAACGGCACCTCGGTGGTGATGGCGCCAGATCCGCTGCGCGAGGAAGCCGACCTCGAGCATCTGGCGCGGATTACGCCCTGA
- a CDS encoding group 1 glycosyl transferase — MIHLFNGFQNPFGGSERETLDLYRLLSADSPVRLWATSSRVSDELMRQFPVRRVSPATRDVPDGGTYVFLGAHWRNKIWPYLIARPRRLIYVFNTFHPKIIALTTRMPRLLGWPDAELVLISDFQKRMLQVEGVVHPSPIDIERFSPRPARPDRPFTVGRLSRDTADKHHADDVALYEALLADGVAVRIQGGMPLKDRLAPHPQLELLPQGQFPAEQFLPTLDVFYYRTGSHVETFGRVVFEAMACGLPVVCHSHGGYADHISHGENGFLFETTQQAARILAELKADPALRARVGDKARQTVEQLFSPQALRQRLDFYRR, encoded by the coding sequence ATGATCCATTTGTTCAACGGCTTTCAGAACCCGTTTGGCGGCAGCGAGCGCGAAACCCTGGACCTGTACCGGCTGTTGAGTGCCGACTCGCCTGTGCGTCTCTGGGCAACCTCATCGCGCGTCTCCGACGAGCTCATGCGACAGTTTCCTGTTCGCCGTGTCTCGCCGGCAACGCGCGACGTGCCGGACGGCGGCACCTATGTTTTCCTCGGTGCGCATTGGCGCAACAAAATCTGGCCTTACCTGATCGCGCGGCCGCGCCGACTGATCTATGTCTTCAACACCTTTCACCCGAAGATCATCGCGCTGACGACGCGCATGCCGCGCCTGCTGGGCTGGCCGGACGCCGAACTGGTGCTGATCTCCGACTTTCAGAAGCGCATGCTGCAGGTCGAAGGCGTCGTGCATCCGTCACCGATCGATATCGAACGTTTCTCACCACGGCCGGCAAGGCCGGATCGGCCGTTCACAGTGGGGCGGCTGAGCCGCGATACGGCAGACAAGCATCATGCCGACGACGTTGCGCTCTACGAAGCCTTGCTGGCCGATGGCGTTGCGGTGCGGATCCAGGGTGGGATGCCGCTCAAGGACAGGCTCGCGCCGCATCCGCAACTCGAACTCCTGCCGCAGGGCCAATTTCCCGCCGAACAATTCCTGCCGACGCTCGACGTCTTCTACTATCGCACCGGCTCGCATGTGGAGACATTCGGCCGCGTCGTGTTCGAGGCGATGGCCTGCGGTTTGCCCGTGGTCTGCCATTCGCATGGTGGCTATGCCGACCACATCAGCCATGGCGAAAACGGTTTTCTGTTCGAGACGACGCAACAGGCGGCGCGGATCCTGGCCGAGCTCAAAGCCGATCCGGCGCTGCGAGCGAGAGTGGGCGACAAGGCGCGGCAGACCGTCGAGCAGCTGTTTTCGCCACAGGCATTGCGGCAGCGGCTGGATTTCTATCGGCGTTAG
- a CDS encoding phosphohistidine phosphatase SixA: MKQLLLLRHAKSSWDDPDLDDFDRPLAQRGLKAARLIGRELAARDWLPDQVLVSSALRTRDTWRLVAAELPTHPRVVFAEALYEASAADILSQIRLAEPSSGCLVVVGHNPGLEDLANLLAGSGSEAKARKRLEEKFPTAALARFVFDGDWSGLSTGRLTHCLRPKDLG, translated from the coding sequence ATGAAACAACTACTCCTGCTACGCCACGCCAAATCGAGCTGGGACGACCCTGACCTCGACGACTTCGACCGGCCGCTCGCGCAACGCGGATTGAAGGCGGCCCGATTGATCGGGCGAGAGCTTGCAGCGCGCGACTGGCTGCCGGATCAGGTTCTGGTGTCGTCGGCGCTGCGCACCCGCGACACTTGGCGGCTGGTCGCCGCGGAACTGCCGACGCACCCCCGGGTCGTGTTTGCCGAAGCGCTTTACGAGGCTTCGGCGGCCGATATTCTGAGCCAGATTCGTCTGGCCGAGCCGTCGAGCGGCTGTCTGGTGGTGGTCGGCCATAATCCGGGTCTGGAGGATCTGGCGAACCTGCTTGCCGGGTCAGGCTCGGAGGCCAAAGCACGTAAGAGGCTCGAGGAAAAGTTCCCCACAGCGGCCCTCGCGCGCTTTGTCTTCGATGGCGACTGGTCTGGCTTGTCGACCGGGCGGTTGACGCATTGCCTGCGTCCGAAGGATCTGGGCTAG
- a CDS encoding phosphoribosylaminoimidazole synthetase translates to MSKRETGQNKTGKRRNGLTYAEAGVDIDAGNLMVEKIKPLVRATRRPGADGEIGGFGGLFDLKAAGFSDPVLVAANDGVGTKLKIAIDAGKHDTIGIDLVAMCVNDIVVQGAEPLFFLDYFATGKLDPDQGAAIVGGIAEGCRQAGCALIGGETAEMPGMYHGKDYDLAGFAVGAAERGQLLPTDDIVEGDVLLGLASSGLHSNGFSLVRRIVAASGLSWSDPAPFNDDATLAEALLEPTRIYVKSILKAIRNTHGIKALAHITGGGFPENIPRVLPKDFSAELDLEAIDVPAVFSWLAKTGGVAPEEMMRTFNCGIGMILAVASGQAAQVAAVLQEAGETVTPIGRIVPRRDAGVIYRGTIGL, encoded by the coding sequence ATGAGCAAGCGCGAGACTGGCCAGAACAAAACGGGCAAGCGCAGGAACGGGCTCACCTATGCCGAGGCGGGCGTCGATATCGATGCCGGCAATCTCATGGTTGAGAAGATCAAGCCGCTGGTGCGTGCCACGCGCCGGCCGGGTGCCGATGGCGAGATCGGTGGTTTCGGCGGGCTGTTCGACCTCAAGGCTGCCGGCTTCAGCGATCCCGTGCTGGTCGCCGCCAATGACGGTGTCGGCACCAAGCTCAAGATCGCCATCGATGCCGGCAAGCACGACACGATCGGCATCGACCTTGTCGCCATGTGCGTCAACGACATCGTCGTGCAGGGCGCCGAACCGCTGTTCTTCCTCGACTATTTCGCCACCGGCAAGCTCGACCCCGATCAGGGCGCGGCGATCGTCGGTGGTATCGCCGAGGGCTGCCGGCAGGCCGGCTGTGCGCTGATCGGCGGCGAGACGGCGGAAATGCCGGGCATGTATCACGGCAAGGATTATGACCTCGCCGGCTTTGCCGTGGGCGCGGCCGAACGCGGCCAGCTTTTGCCCACGGACGACATCGTCGAAGGCGACGTGCTTTTGGGCCTCGCTTCCTCGGGCCTGCACTCGAACGGTTTTTCGCTGGTGCGCCGCATCGTCGCCGCCAGCGGCCTTTCGTGGAGCGATCCGGCGCCATTCAACGACGACGCGACACTGGCCGAGGCGCTGCTCGAACCGACCCGCATCTACGTCAAGTCGATCCTCAAGGCCATCCGCAACACGCATGGCATCAAGGCGCTGGCGCACATCACCGGCGGCGGTTTCCCGGAAAACATTCCGCGCGTGCTGCCCAAGGATTTTTCGGCCGAGCTCGACCTCGAAGCCATCGACGTCCCGGCGGTGTTCTCGTGGCTGGCCAAGACCGGCGGCGTGGCGCCCGAAGAGATGATGCGCACCTTCAATTGCGGCATCGGCATGATCCTGGCGGTCGCTTCCGGCCAGGCGGCGCAGGTCGCCGCCGTGCTGCAGGAAGCCGGCGAGACGGTGACGCCGATCGGCCGCATCGTGCCGCGCCGCGACGCCGGCGTCATCTATCGGGGCACGATCGGCCTATGA
- a CDS encoding TetR family transcriptional regulator has protein sequence MPEAASPTRKRIVDAATKLFYAEGIGRVSVDAVAEKAGLTKRTLYYHFKSKDDLIAAYLDGRDQPNLRQLASWFDAAEGGADRKVEAIFSNLARVARHPKWKGCGFLRTAAELASMPGHPAVKVGSRHKSNFETWLAGELSRFDIEQPQALAREIVLLIDGCFSIMLIHRNPDYIEAGGRAAATLVGARCRNKD, from the coding sequence ATGCCTGAAGCCGCCAGCCCGACCCGCAAACGCATCGTCGATGCCGCGACGAAGCTGTTCTATGCCGAGGGAATCGGTCGTGTCAGCGTCGATGCCGTTGCCGAAAAGGCAGGCCTCACCAAGCGCACGCTTTACTATCACTTCAAGAGCAAGGACGACCTCATCGCCGCCTATCTCGACGGCCGCGACCAGCCCAATCTGCGGCAGCTGGCCAGTTGGTTTGATGCCGCGGAGGGCGGCGCGGACCGCAAGGTCGAAGCGATCTTCAGCAATCTGGCGCGGGTTGCGCGCCATCCGAAATGGAAGGGGTGCGGTTTTCTGCGTACGGCCGCGGAACTCGCTTCGATGCCCGGCCATCCGGCGGTGAAGGTCGGATCACGCCACAAGTCGAATTTCGAGACATGGCTGGCGGGTGAATTGTCCCGGTTTGATATTGAGCAGCCGCAAGCCTTGGCCCGCGAGATCGTGCTGCTGATCGACGGCTGCTTTTCGATCATGCTGATCCATCGCAATCCCGACTACATCGAAGCAGGAGGACGAGCCGCTGCCACGCTTGTTGGGGCGAGATGCCGGAACAAGGACTGA
- a CDS encoding cupin domain-containing protein: MYFGKDYQEFVELSAGDFMFVPPFLPHLEANMSTTEELWWLACRTPENIVINLPDVDDGQLAGYCRAAGFSEKG, translated from the coding sequence ATGTATTTCGGCAAGGACTATCAGGAGTTTGTCGAGCTCTCGGCCGGCGACTTCATGTTCGTGCCGCCGTTCCTGCCGCATCTGGAAGCCAATATGAGCACGACGGAAGAATTGTGGTGGCTGGCCTGCAGAACGCCTGAAAACATCGTGATCAATTTGCCCGACGTCGATGATGGGCAACTCGCCGGCTATTGCCGCGCGGCAGGATTCTCAGAGAAGGGTTGA
- a CDS encoding permease yields MIEAAAADLAAASAFRRQIFFWLAGVAGLALFLYVFSNILLPFVAGMVLAYFLDPVADRLQRLGLSRFMATVVILITFLILLVLAFVILIPVLATQMADFAGKLPEYLTRLQSLITSFDPKWLEQKFGVNANGLRDGLNSLLTSGFGLLTTVFTSIWSSGVALVSVVSLFVVTPVVAFYMLLDWDRMVAVIDSWVPRDNVATVRAIARDINTATAGFVRGQGTLCLVLGAMYATGLTLTGLNFAILIGLFAGLISFIPYVGSLTGLVLAVGVAFVQFWPDWTMIVAVAVVFFIGQFIEGNILQPRLVGKSVGLHPVWLMFALFAFGALFGFVGLLIAVPASAAVAVLVRFAIARYLESPLYKGHATESAPPLPADRGGGHRTQPRRSK; encoded by the coding sequence GTGATCGAGGCTGCAGCTGCTGATCTTGCCGCGGCCTCCGCGTTCCGCCGGCAGATCTTCTTCTGGCTGGCCGGCGTCGCCGGACTTGCGCTGTTCCTCTATGTCTTCAGCAACATCCTGCTGCCCTTCGTCGCCGGCATGGTGCTGGCCTATTTCCTCGATCCGGTTGCCGACAGGCTGCAGCGGCTCGGCCTGTCGCGTTTCATGGCGACGGTGGTCATCCTCATCACCTTCCTCATTCTGCTGGTGCTGGCCTTCGTCATCCTCATTCCGGTCCTGGCGACGCAGATGGCCGATTTCGCCGGCAAGCTGCCGGAATATCTGACCCGGTTGCAGAGCCTGATCACCTCCTTTGACCCGAAATGGCTTGAGCAGAAATTCGGCGTCAACGCCAATGGCTTGCGCGACGGGCTGAATTCTTTGCTGACTTCCGGTTTCGGCTTGCTCACCACGGTCTTCACCTCGATCTGGAGTTCGGGCGTGGCGCTGGTTTCGGTGGTCAGCCTGTTCGTGGTGACACCTGTCGTCGCTTTCTACATGCTGCTCGACTGGGATCGTATGGTCGCGGTCATCGACAGCTGGGTGCCGCGCGACAATGTCGCGACCGTGCGCGCCATTGCGCGCGACATCAACACGGCGACCGCCGGCTTCGTGCGCGGCCAGGGCACCCTCTGCCTGGTGCTGGGCGCCATGTATGCAACCGGCCTGACGCTGACTGGGCTGAACTTCGCCATCCTGATCGGCCTGTTCGCCGGGCTGATCTCTTTCATTCCCTATGTCGGCTCGCTGACCGGGCTGGTGCTGGCCGTCGGCGTCGCTTTCGTCCAGTTCTGGCCGGATTGGACCATGATCGTCGCGGTTGCCGTGGTCTTCTTCATCGGCCAGTTCATCGAAGGCAACATCCTGCAGCCGAGGCTGGTCGGCAAAAGCGTCGGCCTGCATCCGGTATGGCTGATGTTCGCGCTGTTCGCCTTCGGCGCGCTTTTCGGTTTTGTCGGCCTGCTGATTGCCGTGCCGGCTTCCGCCGCCGTTGCCGTTCTCGTGCGCTTTGCCATCGCCCGCTATCTTGAATCGCCGCTCTACAAGGGCCACGCGACAGAGTCCGCGCCGCCGCTGCCGGCCGATCGCGGCGGCGGCCACCGCACGCAACCGCGTCGCTCGAAGTGA